GTGCGCCCGGCCACGCTCGACGACGCCGCAGCGGTGTGCGCGCTGCTCAACGAGATCGACCTGCTGGAGATCGGCCGCGCGGAGACCGAACTCGTCGAGGTGCAGGCCGATCTGAAGCATCCGGAGGCGGACCTGGAGCGGGACTCCTGGCTGCTGTTCGACGGGGACCGCCTGGTGGCGTACGGCCTGCAGTGGGACGAGTCCGGTGGCGAGCGCATCGACATGGACCACTACACGCTGCCGGGCCAACTGCTCGGCGCGCTGCACCTGTTCGACCTGATGGAGGCCCGGGCGGCGGAGCGCGCGGCGGCCAACGGCGCCGACCGGGCCGTCGTGCACATGCACCTCAACATCACCCCCACGATGGACCTGGACGCCTTGCGCGGACGCGGCTGGCGCACGGTCCGCCGCTACCACGTCATGTCCCGCCCCCTCTCCCCCACCGAGCCCCTGCCGCCGCTCCCGCCCGGCGTCACCCTGCGCACCTGTGCCACCGAGGAGGACCGCAGGAAGGCCTACTCCCTGCTGCAGACGGCCTTCGCCGACCACTTCGACTTCCAGCCGCGTACGTACGAGCAGTGGCTGGACGACATCGACGCCGAGAACGTCGACTGGTCGCTGCTCTGGATCGCGCACGTCGACGGCCTCGGGGACGTGGCGGCCCTGCGGTCCCGCAACGACCGTTCCGCCGCGGCCTGGATCTCCAGCATCGGCGTCCTGCGCGAGGCCCGCGGCCGCGGCCTCGGCAGCCTGCTGCTCCGCCAAGCCTTCGGTCACTACGCGGCCCTGGGCCGCGACCGCATCAGCCTCGGCGTCGACACCGACAACACCACCGGAGCCCTCGCCCTGTACGAACGGCACGGCATGAAGCGGGACTTCGCGGTCGACACGTGGGAATTGATACGCCCCGTCCGGTAGGCCCCGATCGCAGAGCCCCCGTTCTCCACCGAGGACGGGGGCTCTGCGTTCGGCCTGTCGGACATTGTTCGAAACCCCTTGACGCCCCACCACACATCGATTGACACTCTCGCAACACGACGTCACACGGCCGAAACAGCGGGACACCCGGGGCGAGGGTTCCCGCCCTTTCTCGACCCCCTTTTCCGCTTGCCTCCCGTCGCCTTTCGCCACTCCTTCATCAGTCGTGCTCTCAGCAGGGATACTCCACATGACGTACATCGCACGTCTGCGCGGCCGCGCGAGACGCTGGGCGGGTCCGCTCGCCGGGCTCACCGCCGCGTCACTGCTCCTGGGCCTCGCCGGGCCCGCCGCTCCGGCCGCCGCGGACGACGCCGACCTCACCGACGGTCTGGCTCTCTGGTACAAGCTCGACGCCACCTCCGGC
The DNA window shown above is from Streptomyces akebiae and carries:
- a CDS encoding GNAT family N-acetyltransferase, whose product is MTTTHPTPLPPGLAVRPATLDDAAAVCALLNEIDLLEIGRAETELVEVQADLKHPEADLERDSWLLFDGDRLVAYGLQWDESGGERIDMDHYTLPGQLLGALHLFDLMEARAAERAAANGADRAVVHMHLNITPTMDLDALRGRGWRTVRRYHVMSRPLSPTEPLPPLPPGVTLRTCATEEDRRKAYSLLQTAFADHFDFQPRTYEQWLDDIDAENVDWSLLWIAHVDGLGDVAALRSRNDRSAAAWISSIGVLREARGRGLGSLLLRQAFGHYAALGRDRISLGVDTDNTTGALALYERHGMKRDFAVDTWELIRPVR